The following proteins are encoded in a genomic region of Mycobacterium sp. 155:
- a CDS encoding AAA family ATPase, with the protein MLQTIAIRGYRSLRDVTLPLTDLTVVTGANGTGKSSLYRALRLLADCGRGQVIGSLAREGGLQSVLWAGPEQPAEKAQGTTRTRPVSLELGFAADDFGYLVDLGLPQMAGTGPTAFALDPEIKREMVFAGPVLRPSSAVVRRTREYAEVAAESGRGFEELSRSLPSYRSVLAEYTHPHALPELSAVSERLRDWRFYDGFRVDAEAPARRPQVGTRTPVLSDDGADLAAATQTIIEAGFDDLARAVADAFDGAAVSVAVNDGVFDLQLHQRGMLRPLRAAELSDGTLRFLLWAAALLSPRPPSLMVLNEPETSLHPDLVRPLARLIATAATQTQVVVVTHSRALLEFLDTTPVADEDRDRAIEVELYKQWGETKVAGLGLLTTPAWHWGNR; encoded by the coding sequence ATGCTGCAGACCATCGCGATCCGGGGTTACCGGTCACTGCGTGACGTGACACTGCCGCTGACCGATCTCACCGTCGTCACGGGCGCCAATGGCACCGGGAAGTCGTCGCTCTACCGCGCGTTGCGCCTGTTGGCCGATTGCGGACGCGGGCAGGTGATCGGATCACTGGCCCGCGAAGGCGGCTTGCAGTCGGTGCTGTGGGCCGGCCCGGAGCAGCCGGCCGAAAAAGCTCAGGGGACTACGCGGACCCGCCCGGTGTCACTCGAACTCGGGTTCGCCGCCGACGACTTCGGCTACCTGGTCGATCTCGGCCTGCCCCAGATGGCGGGCACCGGGCCGACGGCGTTCGCGCTGGATCCCGAGATCAAACGCGAGATGGTGTTCGCCGGGCCGGTATTGCGGCCCAGTTCGGCAGTGGTCCGCCGCACCCGCGAATACGCCGAGGTCGCAGCCGAATCCGGCCGAGGCTTCGAAGAGCTGAGCCGGTCGCTGCCGTCCTACCGCAGCGTGCTGGCCGAATACACCCACCCCCACGCCCTGCCAGAACTCTCCGCGGTCTCCGAGCGGTTGCGCGACTGGCGGTTCTACGACGGCTTCCGGGTCGACGCCGAAGCTCCGGCGCGCCGGCCGCAGGTGGGCACCCGCACCCCGGTGCTTTCCGACGACGGCGCCGACCTCGCCGCGGCGACCCAAACCATCATCGAGGCGGGGTTCGACGACCTGGCACGCGCCGTGGCCGATGCGTTCGACGGCGCTGCCGTGTCGGTCGCCGTCAATGACGGGGTGTTCGACCTGCAGTTGCACCAGCGCGGCATGCTACGGCCCCTGCGGGCCGCCGAATTATCCGACGGCACACTGCGTTTCCTGCTGTGGGCCGCAGCCTTGCTGAGCCCGCGACCCCCTTCTCTGATGGTGCTCAACGAGCCCGAGACATCGCTGCACCCCGACCTGGTGCGGCCTCTGGCGAGGCTGATCGCCACCGCCGCCACCCAGACGCAGGTAGTGGTGGTGACCCATTCGAGGGCCCTGCTGGAATTCCTCGACACCACGCCGGTCGCCGACGAGGACCGCGACCGCGCCATCGAGGTCGAGCTCTACAAACAGTGGGGCGAAACGAAAGTCGCTGGTCTGGGCCTGCTGACCACGCCCGCCTGGCATTGGGGAAACCGCTAA
- a CDS encoding SDR family oxidoreductase: protein MAQASDFRGKRCFITGVASGIGRATALALAAQGAELYLTDRDADGLAQTVADAQALGAQVLAHRTLDISNYDQVAAFAADIHTAHPAMDVVMNIAGISAWGTVDQLTHQHWRSMIDVNLMGPIHVIETFVPPMIEAGRGGQLVNVSSAAGIVALPWHAAYSASKYGLRGLSEVLRFDLARHRIGVSVVVPGAVKTGLVRTVQIAGVDRDDPDVQKWVDRFAAHAVSPEKAAAKILAGARRNRFLIYTSPDIRALYAFKRIAWWPYSVAMRQVNVLFTRALRPHR from the coding sequence ATGGCGCAGGCGAGCGATTTTCGCGGGAAACGCTGCTTCATCACGGGGGTGGCGAGCGGTATCGGGCGGGCCACTGCGCTGGCCTTGGCGGCGCAGGGCGCCGAACTGTATCTGACTGACCGCGATGCCGACGGTCTGGCGCAGACGGTGGCCGACGCGCAGGCGCTGGGCGCACAGGTGCTCGCACACCGGACACTTGACATCTCGAACTACGACCAGGTGGCCGCGTTCGCAGCCGACATCCATACCGCGCATCCCGCGATGGACGTGGTGATGAACATCGCCGGTATCTCGGCGTGGGGCACGGTCGATCAGCTCACCCATCAGCACTGGCGTTCGATGATCGACGTCAACCTCATGGGCCCGATCCACGTGATCGAGACTTTTGTCCCACCGATGATCGAGGCCGGCCGGGGTGGTCAGTTGGTGAACGTCTCGTCGGCCGCCGGCATCGTGGCCCTGCCCTGGCACGCTGCTTACAGCGCCAGCAAGTACGGTTTGCGCGGCCTCAGCGAGGTACTGCGGTTCGACCTGGCCAGGCACCGCATCGGGGTGTCGGTGGTGGTGCCCGGCGCGGTGAAAACCGGTCTGGTGCGGACGGTTCAGATCGCCGGCGTCGACCGCGACGACCCCGACGTGCAGAAGTGGGTGGATCGGTTCGCCGCCCACGCCGTCTCGCCGGAGAAGGCCGCTGCCAAGATCCTGGCCGGTGCCCGGCGCAACCGGTTCCTCATCTACACCTCGCCCGACATCCGTGCGCTGTACGCGTTCAAACGCATCGCCTGGTGGCCGTACAGCGTGGCGATGCGCCAGGTCAACGTGCTGTTCACCCGCGCGCTGCGGCCACACCGCTGA
- a CDS encoding TetR/AcrR family transcriptional regulator yields MTAEQIPGGSNDSPMRRSRGDRQRDAIVKAVRELLEEQSFADLSVSAISERAGLARSGFYFYFDTKYAVLAVIVAEAMEQLDQLTHNYAPREPDEEPAAFAKRMVGSAALVFARNDPIMSACTIAQNTDAQIRELMNDFEDGVIAKIVGLIEQDRGARPISDDISGLVRMLVATTAMTLSHDPAFIGRGEDPQRAIDVLERLWLNALWGGQPN; encoded by the coding sequence ATGACCGCCGAACAGATCCCGGGGGGCAGCAACGACAGCCCGATGCGGCGCAGTCGTGGTGATCGGCAGCGCGACGCCATCGTCAAGGCCGTTCGGGAGCTACTCGAGGAACAGTCGTTCGCCGACCTGTCCGTCAGCGCGATCAGCGAACGCGCCGGGCTGGCCCGCTCGGGCTTCTACTTCTACTTCGACACCAAGTACGCGGTTCTCGCGGTGATCGTGGCCGAGGCCATGGAACAGCTCGACCAGCTCACACACAACTATGCGCCCCGCGAGCCCGACGAGGAGCCCGCCGCGTTCGCCAAGCGGATGGTCGGCAGTGCTGCTCTGGTATTCGCTCGCAACGACCCGATCATGTCGGCCTGCACCATCGCGCAGAACACCGATGCACAGATCCGCGAGCTGATGAACGACTTCGAGGACGGCGTGATCGCCAAGATCGTCGGTCTGATCGAACAGGACCGAGGGGCCCGGCCGATCTCCGACGACATCTCCGGGCTGGTGCGCATGCTGGTGGCGACCACCGCGATGACGCTGTCGCATGATCCGGCGTTCATCGGCCGCGGCGAGGACCCGCAGCGCGCGATCGACGTGTTGGAACGGCTGTGGCTCAATGCTCTCTGGGGTGGCCAGCCCAACTAG
- a CDS encoding cytochrome P450 has protein sequence MATISAPHYLLDQAKRRFTPTPNTLPGMAAVEKRLNETHWHEFVFAEPPAGSGLKPIMGDTGLPIIGHMIEIFRAGPDYILDLYRKHGPVYYAQTPALSQVMALGPDATQAVFSNRNKDYSQRAWDPVIGPFFENGLMLLDFEEHMFHRRIMQEAFTRSRLAGYVSHIDSVATKVLATDWAANDPRFLFHPAVKKLTLDIASEVFMGHPAGTDRKLVTTINHAFTTTTRAGNAIVRKPVPPLTWWRGIKARKTLEDYFASRVAEKRRTESTDMFSVLCHARDEDGQSFTDDQIVAHMIFLMMAAHDTTTSTLTTMAYHLAANPQWQERCRDESARVGDGPLDIEALEKLETYDLVINESLRMQTPLPFNFRRTVRDTDLLGYYIPAGTDVVTWPGINHRLPELWAAPERFDPDRFAEPRSEHKKHRYAFAPFGGGAHKCIGMVFGQLEIKTVMHRLLRRYRLELPHPSYQPWYDYGGMAVPIDGMPMVLRPLH, from the coding sequence ATGGCCACGATCAGCGCTCCGCACTATCTGCTTGATCAGGCGAAGCGACGATTCACCCCGACTCCGAACACGCTGCCCGGCATGGCCGCCGTCGAGAAGCGCCTGAACGAGACGCACTGGCATGAGTTCGTCTTCGCCGAGCCGCCCGCGGGCAGCGGCCTCAAACCGATCATGGGTGACACCGGGCTGCCGATCATCGGCCACATGATCGAGATCTTCCGCGCCGGCCCGGACTACATACTCGACCTCTACCGCAAGCACGGCCCGGTGTACTACGCGCAAACGCCGGCACTGTCGCAGGTCATGGCACTCGGGCCCGATGCCACTCAGGCGGTGTTCTCCAACCGCAACAAGGACTACTCGCAGCGCGCCTGGGATCCGGTGATCGGCCCGTTCTTCGAAAACGGTCTCATGCTCCTGGATTTTGAAGAGCACATGTTCCACCGCCGGATCATGCAGGAGGCGTTCACCCGTAGCCGGCTGGCCGGCTACGTGTCACACATCGATTCGGTGGCAACCAAGGTATTGGCCACCGACTGGGCAGCCAACGACCCACGCTTCCTGTTCCACCCGGCGGTTAAGAAGCTGACCCTCGACATCGCCTCCGAGGTGTTCATGGGCCATCCCGCGGGCACCGACCGCAAACTGGTCACCACCATCAACCATGCGTTCACCACCACCACGCGGGCCGGCAACGCCATCGTGCGCAAGCCGGTGCCGCCACTGACCTGGTGGCGTGGCATCAAGGCGCGCAAGACGTTGGAGGACTACTTCGCCAGCCGTGTCGCCGAGAAACGCCGGACTGAGAGCACCGACATGTTCAGCGTGCTGTGCCACGCTCGGGACGAGGACGGGCAGAGCTTCACCGACGACCAGATCGTCGCCCACATGATCTTCCTGATGATGGCCGCGCACGACACCACGACGTCGACGCTGACCACGATGGCCTATCACCTGGCGGCGAACCCACAGTGGCAGGAGCGGTGCCGCGACGAATCGGCACGCGTCGGCGACGGCCCGCTCGACATCGAGGCATTGGAGAAGCTGGAAACCTACGACCTCGTGATCAACGAGTCGCTGCGGATGCAGACGCCATTGCCGTTCAACTTCCGCCGAACCGTCCGGGACACCGACCTGCTGGGCTACTACATCCCGGCCGGGACCGATGTGGTGACTTGGCCGGGAATCAACCATCGGCTGCCCGAATTATGGGCCGCCCCAGAGCGTTTCGACCCCGATCGGTTCGCCGAGCCGCGCAGCGAACACAAGAAACACCGCTACGCGTTCGCCCCGTTCGGCGGCGGGGCGCACAAGTGCATCGGCATGGTCTTCGGCCAACTCGAGATCAAGACCGTCATGCACCGACTGCTGCGCCGCTACCGGCTGGAGTTGCCGCACCCGAGTTACCAGCCGTGGTACGACTACGGCGGCATGGCGGTACCGATCGACGGCATGCCGATGGTGCTGCGGCCGCTGCACTGA
- a CDS encoding sulfite exporter TauE/SafE family protein — translation MTWWDIALLVVAGIAGGLSGSIAGLASVATYPALLMVGLPPVTANVTNTVALVFNGVGSVWGSRPELAGQGGWIGRIIPLAVLGGAVGAALLLSTPAEGFEKVVPVLLVVASVAILAPRGEHREARATSHRDQIMRVTFEAIAIFLITIYGGYFGAAAGVLLLALLLRAGGATLAHANASKNVVLGVANSVAAVAFTVFAPVYWPAVVPLGLGCLIGSRLGPIVVRHAPATPLRVLIGAAGVALAIKLALDAY, via the coding sequence ATGACCTGGTGGGATATTGCACTGCTCGTGGTAGCCGGAATCGCCGGCGGATTGTCCGGCAGCATCGCCGGACTCGCTTCGGTCGCCACGTATCCCGCGTTGCTGATGGTCGGGCTGCCCCCGGTGACCGCCAACGTGACGAACACCGTGGCGCTGGTGTTCAACGGCGTCGGGTCGGTGTGGGGTTCACGACCTGAGCTGGCCGGGCAAGGTGGATGGATCGGGCGGATCATCCCGCTGGCCGTGCTCGGCGGGGCGGTGGGCGCAGCTCTGCTGCTGTCGACCCCGGCCGAGGGTTTCGAAAAGGTCGTGCCCGTCCTGCTCGTGGTCGCTTCCGTCGCGATCCTGGCACCCCGCGGGGAACATCGGGAAGCGCGCGCAACCAGCCACCGCGACCAAATCATGCGGGTCACCTTCGAAGCCATCGCGATATTCCTGATCACGATCTACGGCGGCTACTTCGGCGCTGCCGCGGGCGTGCTGTTGTTGGCTCTGCTGCTGCGTGCCGGCGGCGCCACGCTCGCCCATGCCAACGCGAGCAAGAACGTCGTCCTCGGTGTCGCCAATTCCGTGGCCGCAGTGGCCTTCACGGTGTTCGCGCCGGTGTACTGGCCGGCTGTGGTGCCGCTCGGGTTGGGCTGCCTGATCGGCTCGCGGCTGGGTCCGATCGTCGTACGGCACGCGCCGGCAACACCCCTGCGCGTGCTGATCGGCGCGGCGGGTGTCGCGTTGGCGATCAAGTTAGCGCTCGACGCTTACTGA
- a CDS encoding class I SAM-dependent methyltransferase, which produces MNAVIADRELEAKHRGLWALGDYAAVAVDLVAPLGSELVAACGIRAQDRVLDVAAGTGNAAIPAAATGADVVACDLCPDLLARGREQATERRVALQWREANAEALPYGDDEFDVVMSCIGVMFAPHHQQAADELVRVARSGGRIGLISWTPEGFVGQLFATMKPYLPEPPAGVSPPPLWGGEAYVVALLGERVTDLVTERRELTVDKFGDGAAFRDYFKANYGPTIAAYRAIAAHAERVAALDADIAALGDRIIRGGSMDWGYLLVTARKR; this is translated from the coding sequence ATGAATGCCGTGATTGCCGACCGTGAGCTGGAGGCCAAGCACCGCGGGCTGTGGGCGCTGGGCGACTACGCCGCCGTCGCCGTCGATCTGGTGGCGCCGCTGGGTTCGGAACTCGTGGCCGCCTGTGGCATCCGGGCGCAGGACCGGGTACTCGATGTCGCTGCGGGAACCGGCAATGCCGCGATCCCTGCTGCGGCCACCGGCGCAGATGTCGTCGCCTGCGATCTGTGTCCCGACCTGCTGGCGCGGGGCCGAGAGCAGGCCACCGAACGCCGTGTCGCGCTGCAGTGGCGCGAAGCCAACGCCGAAGCGCTGCCGTACGGGGACGATGAGTTCGATGTGGTGATGTCGTGCATCGGGGTGATGTTCGCGCCGCACCATCAGCAGGCTGCTGACGAACTGGTGCGGGTCGCTCGTTCGGGTGGGCGGATCGGACTGATCAGCTGGACGCCCGAAGGATTCGTCGGGCAGCTCTTCGCCACCATGAAGCCTTATCTGCCGGAGCCCCCGGCCGGGGTGTCGCCGCCACCGCTGTGGGGCGGCGAGGCATACGTGGTTGCGCTGCTGGGCGAGCGGGTGACCGACCTGGTGACCGAACGGCGCGAGCTGACCGTCGACAAGTTCGGCGACGGTGCCGCGTTCCGCGACTACTTCAAAGCCAACTACGGGCCGACGATCGCGGCCTACCGCGCGATCGCCGCTCACGCCGAGCGGGTGGCGGCCCTCGATGCGGATATCGCCGCGCTGGGTGACCGCATTATCCGCGGCGGGTCGATGGACTGGGGATATCTACTAGTGACGGCGCGCAAGCGCTGA
- a CDS encoding helix-turn-helix domain-containing protein, with amino-acid sequence MSTYGQFCPVAKAMEVLDERWTMLVIRELLLGSTHFNDLRRGVPKMSPALLSKRLKSLTRAGVLQRTESDGRATYSLTPCGQELAGVVTALGAWGVRWIGELGEEDLDPHLLMWDMRRTIPIDDWPRTRTTIAFVLDGVPAKAARWWLVVADGKADVCDIDPGYDVTGTVETSLRTLTRIWRGDVGWSHAVFDGSVALSGPAEVRRAIPKWLGQSTAAAVPRPA; translated from the coding sequence ATGTCGACTTACGGCCAGTTCTGCCCCGTGGCCAAGGCCATGGAGGTACTCGACGAACGCTGGACCATGTTGGTGATCCGCGAGCTGCTACTGGGCAGCACGCACTTCAACGACCTGCGCCGCGGCGTGCCGAAGATGTCGCCGGCGCTGTTGTCCAAACGGTTGAAGTCGCTGACGCGGGCCGGCGTGCTACAGCGGACCGAAAGCGATGGTCGCGCAACATATTCCCTGACCCCCTGTGGACAGGAGCTGGCGGGTGTGGTGACGGCGCTCGGCGCGTGGGGTGTGCGCTGGATCGGCGAACTGGGCGAGGAGGATCTGGACCCGCATCTGCTGATGTGGGACATGCGACGCACCATCCCGATCGACGACTGGCCGCGCACGCGCACCACGATCGCCTTCGTCCTCGACGGAGTCCCCGCCAAGGCCGCCCGGTGGTGGCTGGTGGTTGCCGACGGAAAGGCCGACGTGTGCGATATCGATCCGGGCTATGACGTGACGGGCACGGTGGAAACCAGTCTGCGCACGCTGACCCGGATCTGGCGGGGCGACGTCGGCTGGTCGCACGCGGTGTTCGACGGAAGTGTCGCGTTGTCCGGGCCTGCCGAGGTCCGCCGGGCCATCCCGAAGTGGCTGGGCCAGAGCACGGCCGCCGCCGTCCCCCGCCCCGCGTGA
- the poxB gene encoding ubiquinone-dependent pyruvate dehydrogenase, protein MATVADQVISALSASGVQRVYGLPGDSLNGFTDAIRRSGSITWQHVRHEETAGFAAAADAALTGQLAVCAGSCGPGNLHLINGLFDAQRSRVPVLAIAAHIPRTEIGSEYFQETHPQQLFGECSVYCELVSTPEMAPRILEMAMRAAVEENGVAVVVVPGEIFLARAGESEWTSRPVRPTRSVVRPDDESVRCAADMLNAAERVTILGGAGVAGAHDQLIELAATLQAPIVHALRGKEFIEYDNPFDVGMTGLLGFASGYKAIKEADTLLMLGTDFPYQQFYPEGATVIQVDIRGRNLGRRTPIDLGLRGTVKDTLTALQPLLRAKTDHEHLDRSLRHYAKTRASLDALAVNDRDKTPIRPEYVAALANRLASDDTVFTCDVGSPVVWAARYLTMNGRRRLIGSFNHGTMANALPHAIGAQTAYPGRQVVALAGDGGLTMLFGELVTLIQNRLPVKLIVFNNSSLNFVELEMKAAGIVTFGTDLVNPDFAAVAQSMGVFGRRVTEPAALELALTDAFAYDGPAVVDVVTARQELSIPPAITVEQAKGFSLYAIRTILAGRADELLDLVSTNVARRILD, encoded by the coding sequence ATGGCAACCGTTGCAGACCAGGTGATCTCCGCGCTGAGCGCCAGTGGCGTGCAACGGGTATATGGCCTGCCAGGCGACAGCCTCAACGGGTTCACCGACGCCATCCGGCGATCCGGATCCATCACCTGGCAACACGTCCGGCATGAGGAGACGGCAGGGTTCGCGGCGGCGGCCGACGCGGCCCTGACCGGTCAACTGGCTGTCTGTGCGGGCAGCTGCGGTCCGGGCAATTTGCACTTGATCAACGGCCTGTTCGATGCGCAACGCAGCAGGGTGCCGGTCCTGGCGATCGCCGCGCATATCCCGCGCACCGAGATCGGCTCGGAGTACTTCCAGGAAACCCATCCGCAACAGCTGTTCGGTGAGTGCAGCGTGTACTGCGAATTGGTCAGCACCCCGGAGATGGCGCCGCGGATCCTTGAGATGGCGATGCGTGCTGCGGTCGAGGAGAACGGGGTCGCTGTCGTCGTCGTGCCCGGCGAGATCTTCCTGGCGCGCGCCGGGGAATCGGAATGGACGTCGCGTCCGGTCCGGCCGACGCGGTCAGTGGTACGCCCCGACGACGAGTCGGTGCGGTGTGCGGCAGACATGCTCAACGCAGCCGAGCGAGTCACCATTCTCGGTGGCGCAGGGGTGGCCGGCGCGCACGACCAGCTGATCGAACTGGCCGCGACGCTGCAGGCGCCGATCGTGCACGCGTTGCGCGGCAAGGAGTTCATCGAATACGACAACCCGTTCGACGTCGGGATGACCGGTCTGCTCGGGTTCGCGTCGGGATACAAGGCCATCAAAGAGGCCGACACCCTGCTGATGCTCGGCACCGATTTCCCGTATCAGCAGTTCTATCCCGAGGGCGCCACTGTCATCCAGGTCGACATCCGCGGACGGAATCTCGGTCGGCGCACACCGATAGACCTCGGCCTGCGTGGCACCGTCAAGGACACCCTGACCGCGCTGCAACCTTTGTTGCGCGCAAAGACCGACCATGAACACCTGGACCGGTCACTACGGCACTACGCCAAGACCCGTGCATCCCTGGACGCGCTGGCCGTCAACGACCGCGACAAGACTCCGATCCGCCCGGAATATGTTGCCGCGCTTGCCAACCGATTGGCCAGCGATGACACGGTGTTCACGTGCGACGTCGGGTCGCCGGTGGTGTGGGCGGCCCGCTATCTCACCATGAACGGTCGGCGCAGGCTGATCGGGTCGTTCAACCACGGCACCATGGCCAACGCACTGCCACACGCTATCGGCGCACAGACTGCCTATCCCGGTAGGCAAGTGGTCGCGCTAGCCGGTGACGGCGGGCTGACCATGCTGTTCGGCGAACTGGTGACACTGATCCAGAACCGGTTGCCGGTCAAGCTGATCGTGTTCAACAACTCGTCGCTGAACTTCGTCGAGCTGGAGATGAAAGCCGCGGGCATCGTCACCTTCGGCACCGACCTGGTCAATCCGGACTTCGCCGCCGTCGCCCAGTCGATGGGTGTTTTCGGCAGACGGGTGACCGAGCCCGCCGCACTGGAACTCGCACTGACCGACGCGTTCGCCTACGACGGTCCCGCGGTGGTGGACGTCGTCACCGCTCGTCAGGAACTGTCGATACCGCCGGCCATCACCGTGGAACAGGCAAAGGGCTTCTCGCTCTACGCCATCCGGACCATCCTGGCCGGACGCGCCGACGAACTGCTCGACCTGGTCAGCACCAACGTCGCCCGGCGCATCCTGGACTGA
- a CDS encoding ATP-dependent DNA ligase: MLLAEVVAASADVAASSARLAKTERIATLLTAVAEDGDPVAVVVAWLSGELPQRQIGVGWAGLRTLPPPAATPTLTVTDVNSRLTAIGSVTGKGSQARRAQLVSELFGAATAGEQTFLRRLLGGELRQGALAGVVADAIARSSGIPVADVRRAAMLAGDLPAVATAALTGGAAAVQAFRLQVGRPVGPMLAQTASSIDDALERLGGTAVLETKLDGARVQIHRVGSEVSIYTRSLDDVTSRLPEVVSATLALPVTDLIADAEAIALHPDGRPHRFQVTAARFGRRNPTDEVPLSVFFFDLLHVDGTDLLDLPTLERRAALDALVPVDRRVDHIVTADPAQARYFLAATLAAGHEGVMAKAPHAPYEAGRRGAGWLKVKPVHTLDLVVLAVEWGSGRRSGKLSNIHLGARDPATGGFVMLGKTFKGMTDEMLAWQTERFTELADGPTDGYVVKLRPEQVVEIAFDGVQGSSRYPGGMALRFARVLRYRDDKSPEEADTVATVRALYER, translated from the coding sequence ATGCTGCTCGCCGAGGTCGTCGCCGCATCCGCTGACGTGGCGGCGAGTTCGGCGCGGCTCGCCAAGACCGAGCGCATCGCCACACTGCTGACCGCGGTCGCCGAGGATGGCGACCCAGTCGCGGTCGTGGTGGCCTGGCTCTCCGGCGAACTACCGCAACGCCAGATCGGCGTGGGCTGGGCGGGGTTACGCACACTGCCGCCGCCTGCGGCCACCCCGACGCTGACCGTCACCGACGTGAACAGCCGGCTCACCGCAATCGGCAGCGTCACAGGCAAAGGGTCGCAGGCGCGGCGGGCTCAGCTCGTCAGTGAGCTGTTCGGCGCCGCGACTGCCGGTGAACAGACCTTCCTGCGTCGGCTGCTGGGCGGTGAGTTGCGACAGGGGGCACTGGCCGGTGTGGTGGCCGACGCGATCGCGCGCTCGTCGGGAATCCCGGTGGCCGATGTGCGGCGTGCCGCCATGCTGGCCGGCGACCTGCCTGCTGTCGCGACCGCGGCGCTCACCGGCGGTGCCGCGGCGGTGCAGGCCTTCCGGCTCCAAGTGGGCCGCCCGGTGGGGCCGATGCTGGCGCAGACCGCAAGCAGTATCGACGATGCCCTCGAAAGGCTCGGTGGCACAGCGGTTCTGGAGACCAAACTGGACGGTGCGCGGGTGCAGATCCACCGCGTCGGGTCCGAGGTGTCGATCTATACGCGCAGCCTCGACGACGTCACGTCACGCCTGCCGGAGGTGGTATCGGCCACCCTGGCGCTTCCGGTGACGGATCTGATCGCCGACGCAGAGGCCATCGCACTACACCCCGACGGTCGGCCGCACCGGTTCCAGGTGACCGCAGCGCGCTTCGGGCGCCGGAATCCGACCGACGAGGTGCCGCTGTCGGTGTTCTTCTTCGATCTGCTGCATGTCGACGGCACGGATCTGCTCGACCTGCCTACCCTCGAACGCCGCGCCGCACTCGATGCGCTCGTCCCGGTCGATCGGCGGGTGGACCACATCGTGACCGCCGATCCTGCGCAGGCCCGGTATTTCCTCGCCGCCACCCTGGCCGCCGGACATGAGGGGGTAATGGCGAAAGCACCGCACGCACCGTACGAGGCGGGACGTCGCGGCGCGGGCTGGCTCAAGGTCAAGCCGGTGCACACCCTCGACCTCGTGGTGCTCGCCGTGGAATGGGGCTCGGGCCGGCGCTCCGGCAAGCTCTCCAACATCCATCTGGGTGCGCGCGATCCGGCCACGGGCGGTTTCGTGATGCTGGGCAAGACGTTTAAAGGCATGACGGACGAGATGCTTGCCTGGCAGACCGAACGCTTCACCGAACTCGCCGACGGCCCGACCGACGGGTATGTGGTGAAACTGCGGCCCGAGCAGGTGGTCGAGATCGCGTTCGACGGCGTGCAGGGCTCATCACGGTATCCCGGTGGAATGGCGCTGCGGTTTGCCCGCGTGCTGCGTTACCGCGACGACAAATCGCCGGAGGAGGCCGACACCGTGGCAACTGTACGGGCCCTGTACGAACGCTGA